In Nostoc edaphicum CCNP1411, the sequence CTGCCGAAGTTTTACATGCCCTTCACTACAAGCTTGAATCCCCATCTGGATGCTGCGCGGAAGCATTCCAAGGAATGGGCGCGTGAGATGGGGATGCTGGAATCACTACCTGGGATTCCTGATGCCGTCATCTGGGATGACCACAAGTTTGATGTTGCCGACGTAGCTCTATGCGGCGCATTGATCCATCCGAATGGATCTGGCCCTGAGCTAAATCTGACAGCGTGCTGGCTTGTTTGGGGAACCTATGCCGACGATTACTTCCCGGCACTCTACGGGAATAACCGCAACATGGCTGGTGCAAAAGTGTTCAATGCCCGACTGTCGGCGTTTATGCCTCTGGATGACTCCACCCCCAGCGAGGTTCCGACTAATCCGGTGGAAGCCGGTTTGGCAGATATTTGGTCTCGCACAGCTGGCCCCATGTCCGCAAACGCGCGGACTCAGTTCCGCCGCGCAATCCAGGATATGACTGACAGTTGGGTGTGGGAACTTGCCAACCAGATCCAAAATCGGATTCCCGACCCGATAGATTATATTGAGATGCGCCGTAAGACCTTTGGTTCGGATCTGACAATGAGCTTGTCCCGACTAGCTCAGGGGAGCGAGATCCCGCAGGAGATTTACCGCACCCGAACGATGCGATCGCTCGATAATTCCGCCGCCGACTTCGCCTGTTTTACCAACGATATCTTTTCATATCAGAAAGAAATCGAATTCGAGGGCGAAATCCATAACTGCGTGCTGGTCGTTCAGAATTTCCTCAATTGCGGCACACCAGAGGCGGTTGAGGTTGTCAACAACCTGATGACCGCTCGGGCGCTCCAGTTTCAACACATCGTCGCCACCGAACTGCCAGCCCTTTTCGATGATTTCGATTTGGATGCAAGTACCCGCGAGAAACTGCTTGGATACGTCAAGAAACTAGAGCAGTGGATGTGCGGCGTCCTCAAGTGGCATATAACGGTAGACCGCTATAAGGAATTTGAATTGCGTAATTCGTTAGCAGGGCGGCTACTTAGCGGGCCCAGAGGGCTGGGTACTTCAGCTAGGCGTATTGGATCGATGAGGGTTTAAGGTCATTACTCGGTCAATAAAGTCAGGTTTTTTGTCGGTGAGTTAATTCAAGGTCATACCATTTTGGATTTTAGATTTTAGATTTTGGATTGTGAAACATCCATTGGATAAGTGTTTCAGTTTTCCATTTGTCGCAATCATTTTTCAAATTGGTATCAGTATGCGATCGCGTGAGATCAGTTTTTTTAGTAACTAATTAAAGTGGAGGATTAAGTTGTGACGTATTCTAACGATCCCAATTTGAATGTAGAAGATCAGCAGCCCCATTTAACTTTGAGTACAGCAGCGGCGCGTAATTTGGCGACAACGACCAAATCTGCACCACAGACTCAGGAAATTACATCGCGGTGGTTATTGAAGTTGTTGCCGTGGGTGCAGACGAAAGGTGGCGCATATCGGGTCAACCGTCGGTTGAGTTATTCCGTCGGTGATGGGCGGGTGAGTTTCACTAACACCGGAGCAACGGTGCAGGTGATTCCCCTGGAACTTACTGAGTTGCCCTTACTGCGAGGGTTTAACAACCTTGACGTATTGACCGGGTTGGCAAACCAGTTTGTGCAGCAAGAGTATGCCCCAGATGATGTAATCGTCGAACTTGGCCAGCCTGCCGATCGCGTCATTCTGATTGCTCGTGGCAAGGTCAACAAGATTGGTGTTGGCAAGTATGGCGAGCAGATCGTCTTCGATGTGCTCGCTGACGGCGATCACTTCGGCGATGAAACTGTGGTGCAGTCGGAGGATACTTGGCAGTACACCCTCAAAGCGATTACCAGAACCATCGTTTTGTCGCTACCCCAAGCAGCGTTTGAGAGGGCGATCGCTCAGTCTGAGGCGTTAGGAACTCATGTTGAACAGTTCCGCACCCGCCTGAACCAGCCACAAACTGCCCAAGGTGAAGCGGCCATTGAACTGGCAGCCGATCATCCCCAAGAGGCTGAGTTGCCGGGAACCTTCGCCGATTACGAACTCACACCCAGAGAATATGAGTTGAGCATTGCTCAAACGGTGTTGCGAGTAAGTACACGGGTAGCTGATCTGTACAACGAACCGTACAACCAGACAGAAGAACAACTGCGTCTGACTATCGAGGCATTGCGGGAACGTCAAGAACACGAATTACTCAACAACCGCGAATTCGGGTTGCTGCACAATGCTGACCTCAAACAACGGATCTACAGCAGTAGCGGCGCACCCACCCCCGATGACTTGGACGAGCTGTTGGCTACGGTATGGAAGGAGCCGGGATTCTTCCTGGCTCACCCCCGGACGATCGCTGCTTTCGGTCGTGAGGCCAACCGCCTGGGTCTTTATCCACAAAGCGTAGATGTGAACGGCGTTCAGGTAACATCTTGGCGCGGCGTACCCATCTTTCCTTCCAATAAGATCCCCATCAGCAATAACCGCACCAGTTCTATCCTTTTGCTCCGCACTGGTGTAGAAAAACAAGGAGTGATCGGCTTACATCAAACTGGTATCCCCGATGAATACCAACCCAGCTTGTCTGTTCGATTCATGGGCATCAGCGAAAAGGCGATCATCTCCTACCTCGTCACCGCCTACTACTCCGCAGCCGTCCTCACTCCTGACGCACTTGGCATCCTTGAAGATGTTGAAATTGGGCGCTAAATATCAGGAGTGCTGAGTGTTGAGTGAGTAAAAATTATAGCTGACTGTTGATACCCTGCAAGAAAGTGGGCGGTCTTTTAACTCAGCACTCAGCACTGAATGCAATACGGTTTGATTAAGGCAAGAGACGCGATAAATCGCCGTCTCTACAAAAGATTGTTCCTTGTAGAGACGGCGATTTATCGCGTCTTTGGATCTAGAATTTTCATCAAAAAACCTTAACCGAACCGTATTGGTACTGAATGGCACTTTTATTACTAACTAGAGGATCGGCTGATGACGGATTTTATTGAATCAAATTTAAATGTTGAGAGTGGACAACCTCAACTGAGTTTGAGTAAAGATGCTGCGCGTAATTTGTCCACGACCACCAAATCTGCACCGCAGACGCAGGAAATTACCTCACGGTGGTTATTGAAGATGTTGCCGTGGGTGCAGACGAAGGGTGGCACTTATCGGCTGAACCGTCGGTTGACCTATACAGTAGGTGATGGGCGGTTGAGTTTCTCCAACACCGGAGCCGAGGTGCAGGTGATTCCCCAGGAACTTGGTGAGTTGCCCTTGCTGCGAGGATTTGACGATATCGAGGTGCTGAGGGCGTTAGCAAGTCGGTTTGTTCAGCAGGAGTTCGCACCTGGTGATATCATTGTCCAGTCAGGTCAGCCAGCCAATCAGCTTTTCTTAATCGCACATGGCAAAGTAAACAAGATTGGTATTGGCAAGTATGACGAGCAGCCTCTATTGGATATGCTAGCTGACGGTGATTATTTTGGCGATCGCGTGTTGGTCGATTCAGAAAGCAATTGGAAGTTCACAGTCAAAGCTGTGACCCGATGCACCGTATTAGCACTACCACAACAGGCATTTCGGGAACTGCTCAACCAGTCGCAAGCGTTGCAAGCCCAAGTTGAGCAGTTTCGGACTCGCGCCGAACTTCCACAAAACAAGTATGGGGAAGCTGCGATCGCGTTGTCAACCAGTCATAGTACAGAGACGACATTACCAGGAACATTTGTTGACTACGAACTTTCACCCCGCGAATATCAGTTAAGCATTGCTCAGACTATGTTGCGAGTGAATACTCGCGTTGCGGATCTGTACAATCAACCATATAACCAGACGGAAGAACAACTGCGGCTGACGATTGAGGCATTGCGGGAACGTCAAGAATACGAGTTGATCAACAACCGCGAATTTGGATTGTTGCACAACGCCGACCTGAAACAGCGCATCTACACTCGCAGCGGCCCCCCAACTCCCGATGACCTTGATGAACTAGTCACCCGTCGGCGGAAGTCGAGGTTCTTTCTGGCTCATCCCCGCACTATTGCAGCCTTCGGTCGCCAGTGTAACCGTCTGGGCATCTATCCAGACACCATCGACATGGATGGGAGCAAAATAATCACGTGGCGCAATGTACCGATTTTTCCCTGTAACAAGATTCCGATTACCAAGAATCAGACCAGTTCTATCCTTATACTCCGCACTGGTGAGAAAGATCAGGGCGTGATTGGCTTACATCAAACTGGTATCCCGGACGAATACCAACCCAGTTTGTCCGTCCGATTTATGGGCATCAGCGAAAAGGCCATTATCTCTTACCTCGTCACTGCCTACTACTCCGCAGCTGTCCTCGTTCCTGACGCACTTGGCATCCTCGAAGATGTCGAAATCGGTCGCTGAGGAAAGGGTTAGTGCATCTGAAATATCTGGTAGCGATTTGCAAACATCGGGATATGGCTTAAGGAGGCAGGAGGATGAAGGCAGGAAGGAGGCAGGAGGTAATCCCCATAAATAAATTTAGGGGATTTATGATGGACGCTGTATTTTTGCGCTGCGCGTCTCAAAATACATTTTTAACCTTTATTCATAAATAAATTTAGTTGCTCTCAAACCCGTTTGGCAGAGGGCAAAAAATATATTTTCTGCCTCCTGCCTTCTGCCTTTTGCCTCCTGCCCTCTGCCTTTCTTCGGTAAAGACATTACTTCTTCAGTGCCAGAGTTAAGCCATCTGCGATCGCTATTAAACTAAGACTAACTCGCTGGTCTTGATGCAGTTTTTGATTAAAGGCACGAATTCTTTTAGTTCTATTATCTTGCACTTGGGGGTCGGCAACCCTACCTGACCAGAGGACATTATCGATCGCAATCAGTCCCCCCGACCGCACTAATTGCAGCGATCGCTCATAATAGCCATCATAATTGC encodes:
- a CDS encoding family 2B encapsulin nanocompartment shell protein, encoding MTDFIESNLNVESGQPQLSLSKDAARNLSTTTKSAPQTQEITSRWLLKMLPWVQTKGGTYRLNRRLTYTVGDGRLSFSNTGAEVQVIPQELGELPLLRGFDDIEVLRALASRFVQQEFAPGDIIVQSGQPANQLFLIAHGKVNKIGIGKYDEQPLLDMLADGDYFGDRVLVDSESNWKFTVKAVTRCTVLALPQQAFRELLNQSQALQAQVEQFRTRAELPQNKYGEAAIALSTSHSTETTLPGTFVDYELSPREYQLSIAQTMLRVNTRVADLYNQPYNQTEEQLRLTIEALRERQEYELINNREFGLLHNADLKQRIYTRSGPPTPDDLDELVTRRRKSRFFLAHPRTIAAFGRQCNRLGIYPDTIDMDGSKIITWRNVPIFPCNKIPITKNQTSSILILRTGEKDQGVIGLHQTGIPDEYQPSLSVRFMGISEKAIISYLVTAYYSAAVLVPDALGILEDVEIGR
- a CDS encoding family 2B encapsulin nanocompartment shell protein, with product MTYSNDPNLNVEDQQPHLTLSTAAARNLATTTKSAPQTQEITSRWLLKLLPWVQTKGGAYRVNRRLSYSVGDGRVSFTNTGATVQVIPLELTELPLLRGFNNLDVLTGLANQFVQQEYAPDDVIVELGQPADRVILIARGKVNKIGVGKYGEQIVFDVLADGDHFGDETVVQSEDTWQYTLKAITRTIVLSLPQAAFERAIAQSEALGTHVEQFRTRLNQPQTAQGEAAIELAADHPQEAELPGTFADYELTPREYELSIAQTVLRVSTRVADLYNEPYNQTEEQLRLTIEALRERQEHELLNNREFGLLHNADLKQRIYSSSGAPTPDDLDELLATVWKEPGFFLAHPRTIAAFGREANRLGLYPQSVDVNGVQVTSWRGVPIFPSNKIPISNNRTSSILLLRTGVEKQGVIGLHQTGIPDEYQPSLSVRFMGISEKAIISYLVTAYYSAAVLTPDALGILEDVEIGR